The Chitinophaga pinensis DSM 2588 region GTCTGCGCTATGCGCCATATGAAAATCTTGCAGAAGAATTACAGGCGGCAGATATTATACTCGTAGCCTCTAATGCACCGGAACCAAACGTACTGGCAGAACATTTCCAGCAATCCTCGCGCAAACTGATCATCGACCTGTCTATTCCATTCAACGTAGCGCCGGACGTAAAAGAGCTGTCGCATATTGAGCTCGTGAATGTGGATGAACTGTCTAAGATACAGGATGAGACATTGCAGATGCGTTTGCAGGAAGTGCCGAAAGCACTGTCTATCATCGAGGAGCACATGAACGAGTTCCTCTACTGGTATAAAATGCGTAAACACGCGGTGGTACTGAAAGCCGTAAAAGATAAACTGACGGAAATCCATACCAAGGAGATACAGCAGCAGAAGAACGGTAGTCAGTATAACCTGGAAGATATTGAAGCAGTATCCTCCCGCATCATCCAGAAGATGATCAACCTGATGGCAGGTAAAGTACGCCGCGAAACAGATAAAAGTGACCAATATATCGCCATGATCAATGATATCTTTGAGACCGGCGTTAACCAGGAATAATTCATGAACAGAGAAATAAAGATAGGTACAAGGGACAGCCAGCTCGCACTGTGGCAGGCAAATAAAGTAAAAGGTCTGCTGGAAGCGCAGGGTTACAGTACGGTACTGGTACCTATCAAAAGCGAGGGAGATATCGACCTCGTTACTCCACTTTACGAAATAGGCGTACAGGGCATCTTCACCAAGAGCCTGGATATCGCACTCCTCAACGGCCGTATTGATATTGCCGTTCACTCTCTCAAAGACGTTCCGACACAACTGCCTAAAAATATTATTCAGGCCGCTGTCCTGGAAAGAGGCCCTGTAAAGGACCTGCTGGTATACCGTCAGGATACCGCCTTCCTCGGACAGCCGGAGTATATCGCAAACATTGCTACCAGCAGTGTACGCCGTAAAGCACAGTGGCTGCGTAAATATCCGAAGCACCAGCTGCATAACCTGCGTGGGAATGTGAATACCCGCCTGCAGAAGCTGGCTGCTGAAAACTGGGACGGTGCTATCTTCGCTGCCGCCGGACTGGAAAGAATAGGTGTACGTCCTGCCACTTCTATAGAACTTGACTGGATGCTTCCCGCTCCTGCCCAGGGCGCTGTAGTAGCCGTATGCCGGGAAGATGATGATTTCTGCAGACAGGCATGTGCGCCTTTCAACGACCTGGCTACAGCCCTCTGTACCCGCGTGGAACGCGATTTCCTGCGGACACTGATGGGTGGTTGTACTACGCCGATCAGCGCATATGCGACGATCAGCAATGAAACAGTACACTTCAGCGGAGAACTGTGCAGCCTGGACGGACAACAGCTCTTTACTATTACAGAACAGCTCCCCTTACAGGATGCCGGCGTGATAGGCAGAAGCGCGGCAGAAAAGATCCTCGCACAGGGAGGAGATAAAATTGTTGCTGAGATAAAGAATGCCATCAAATAAAAGATATCGCATATTAAGCACCAGAGCTGTAGACCCGGAACTGGTCAGCAGCGCTGCGGAACAATCTGTAGATATTATCCCGCAGGCTTTCATCCGTACCAGGCCACGGGTTGATGATCGTCTGCTGCAACAGGTACAACAACTGCTAAAGGAAAAGGTAACGGTCGTTTTCACCAGTGTGAATGCGGTCAACGCCATACAAAACCTGTATTTCCGGATCTTGCCGGCAGATGCAGTTACGGAACAGGCCAATATGCCCGGATGGGATGTATATTGCCTGGAAGGCGCTACCAAAGAAGCCCTTTCCCGTACAGCCATTCCCCACAATATTACCGGCACAGCAGCCAATGCAGCCATGCTGGCGCAGACCATTGTCAGGAATGAAGAAAAAGGTCCGCTGGTCTTCTTCTGCGGAGACAGGCGCAGAGACGAACTGCCAGATATACTACGGCAACGGAACATCGGCCTGAACGAAGTGATCGTATACGAGACAACGGAAACGCCGGCCGTCACCGGAGCAACATATGACGGTATCTTCTTTCTCAGTCCCAGCGCTGTACAAAGCTTCTTCTCCGTCAATCACCTTGCGCAGCATACCGTATGTTTTTCAATCGGCCCGACTACAGCGGCAGCACTTGAACAACATACCAACAATAAAATTATTATCAGCACCGGTCAGCGTATGGCTGATATGGTGCAGACAGCAATATTCTATTTTAACAACATCAACTGATACGAATGAGCGCCTTAAAGAATGACCTTTTACTGAGAGCTTTACGCGGAGAAACAACAGAACGTGTTCCTGTGTGGATGATGCGCCAGGCTGGCCGCTACCTGCCTGACTATATCAAACTGCGGGAGAAATACTCCTTCTTTGAACGCTGTATGAACCCCGAACTGGCTACGGAAATCACTGTGATGCCCGTACACCAGGTAGGCGTAGATGCTGCCATCATCTTCTCTGATATTCTCGTAGTGCCACAGGCAATGGGTATGGAAGTACAGCTGATCGAAAAGATCGGTCCTGTATTGCCGGATCCGGTAAAAGGTGCAGCTGATCTTCAGAAACTCTGCGTTCCTGATGTAAAGGACACCCTCAA contains the following coding sequences:
- the hemC gene encoding hydroxymethylbilane synthase translates to MNREIKIGTRDSQLALWQANKVKGLLEAQGYSTVLVPIKSEGDIDLVTPLYEIGVQGIFTKSLDIALLNGRIDIAVHSLKDVPTQLPKNIIQAAVLERGPVKDLLVYRQDTAFLGQPEYIANIATSSVRRKAQWLRKYPKHQLHNLRGNVNTRLQKLAAENWDGAIFAAAGLERIGVRPATSIELDWMLPAPAQGAVVAVCREDDDFCRQACAPFNDLATALCTRVERDFLRTLMGGCTTPISAYATISNETVHFSGELCSLDGQQLFTITEQLPLQDAGVIGRSAAEKILAQGGDKIVAEIKNAIK
- a CDS encoding uroporphyrinogen-III synthase, which translates into the protein MPSNKRYRILSTRAVDPELVSSAAEQSVDIIPQAFIRTRPRVDDRLLQQVQQLLKEKVTVVFTSVNAVNAIQNLYFRILPADAVTEQANMPGWDVYCLEGATKEALSRTAIPHNITGTAANAAMLAQTIVRNEEKGPLVFFCGDRRRDELPDILRQRNIGLNEVIVYETTETPAVTGATYDGIFFLSPSAVQSFFSVNHLAQHTVCFSIGPTTAAALEQHTNNKIIISTGQRMADMVQTAIFYFNNIN